A single genomic interval of Staphylococcus hyicus harbors:
- a CDS encoding ATP-dependent DNA ligase codes for MEIKNLYSILQEIKNTNSKIGKENILRAHKDNKLLQETLKFLFDDLIVTGLSKGKISKPINLISVENANLLDLYEYLKINNSGKDKDIAYTKGVISQFKKEYGDEIAAMIKGIIIKDYPIGISKVTVNKVFGKGFIFKFDVRKGSKFEGELKPNTIYAQSVKLDGHRCIALIDESGVTLRGRSGKEYKGLVEIEQILISLYKMMKVPIMLDGELLLKDPENNHKSDELFSKTSQVLRTKGDKTNIEYILFDQMPLEEFMNGKSKVTFIERREGLEYLCDIINNELIKPVEILYIGDDIQCINEIQKDVELNGYEGTMLDDINALYETKRTKSLLKYKTFCTMDLKVIGLEEHRRGNKLGSLICEYKNGTVKVGSGFTDKLRKLYWDNPHMVQGKIAEIGYFELSKDQNGNQSLRFPTFKQIRDDKEEISYH; via the coding sequence ATGGAGATAAAGAATCTTTATAGTATTTTACAAGAGATTAAAAATACCAATAGTAAAATAGGTAAAGAGAATATTTTAAGGGCACATAAAGATAATAAGTTATTACAAGAAACATTAAAATTTCTGTTTGATGATTTAATCGTCACTGGGTTATCTAAAGGAAAGATTAGTAAGCCAATTAATTTAATTAGCGTAGAAAATGCTAATTTATTAGATTTATATGAATACCTAAAGATAAATAATTCTGGAAAAGATAAAGATATAGCATATACAAAAGGGGTTATTTCTCAATTTAAAAAAGAATATGGTGATGAAATAGCTGCAATGATCAAAGGCATTATAATAAAAGACTATCCAATTGGTATTAGTAAGGTTACAGTTAATAAGGTTTTTGGTAAAGGGTTTATATTCAAGTTTGATGTTCGGAAAGGTAGTAAATTCGAAGGTGAACTTAAACCGAATACTATCTATGCGCAGTCTGTAAAATTAGATGGTCATCGTTGTATAGCTTTAATTGATGAAAGTGGCGTAACTTTGCGTGGTAGAAGCGGAAAAGAATATAAAGGCTTAGTTGAAATTGAACAAATCTTAATAAGTTTGTACAAGATGATGAAAGTTCCAATTATGTTAGACGGTGAATTACTTCTAAAGGATCCTGAAAACAATCACAAAAGTGATGAACTATTTTCTAAAACATCGCAAGTTTTACGCACTAAAGGTGATAAAACTAATATAGAATATATTCTATTTGACCAAATGCCATTGGAAGAGTTTATGAATGGAAAATCTAAAGTTACATTCATTGAGAGAAGAGAAGGGTTAGAATACTTATGTGATATTATTAATAACGAGCTAATAAAACCTGTTGAAATCTTATATATTGGTGATGACATTCAATGTATAAATGAAATTCAAAAAGATGTAGAATTAAACGGTTATGAGGGAACTATGTTAGATGATATCAATGCATTATACGAAACTAAACGTACAAAGTCACTCCTTAAATATAAAACGTTTTGCACAATGGATTTAAAAGTAATTGGTCTAGAGGAACACAGGCGTGGTAATAAGTTAGGCAGCTTGATTTGCGAATACAAAAATGGAACAGTTAAAGTAGGCTCTGGTTTTACTGATAAGCTTAGAAAATTGTACTGGGATAATCCACATATGGTACAAGGTAAAATTGCTGAAATCGGCTATTTTGAATTATCTAAAGACCAAAATGGTAATCAGAGTTTAAGATTTCCTACTTTTAAACAAATAAGAGATGATAAAGAAGAAATTTCTTATCATTAG
- a CDS encoding thermonuclease family protein: MDINGLKESLYIFKGKCINVVDGDTVDVNLNFGFDITAKRRLRLLNTDTPERGQTLYNEAKQFVIDKIFGLEVYIQTYKSDTFGRYLANIYYDDDGKIKCLNDELRAHGLLKENSKWNKENKSDGLSTTKDEELLHTT, encoded by the coding sequence ATGGATATTAATGGTTTGAAAGAAAGTTTGTATATTTTTAAAGGAAAATGTATCAATGTAGTTGACGGAGATACAGTAGATGTTAATTTAAATTTTGGTTTTGATATCACAGCTAAGCGTAGACTCAGATTACTAAATACAGACACCCCTGAGCGTGGACAAACTCTTTATAATGAAGCTAAGCAATTTGTGATAGATAAGATATTTGGTTTAGAAGTATATATTCAAACCTATAAGTCTGATACGTTTGGCAGATATCTAGCTAATATCTATTATGATGACGATGGAAAAATTAAGTGTCTTAATGATGAGTTACGTGCGCATGGTTTACTTAAAGAAAATTCTAAATGGAATAAGGAGAATAAAAGCGATGGATTATCAACAACAAAAGATGAAGAACTTTTACATACTACATAG
- a CDS encoding nucleoside 2-deoxyribosyltransferase translates to MAGHILNEAMVDYREKQHKQVSEIKGVAPYSPHQDKSINDKSNAVQEGLAERILKNDFKAIEQSDIYVFDVLNEGLGTIAELGIVLGMKQHAKETIKQLEDSADTVAFDFEGNLTDSYYNLMDEVEYHKAILDKPVLCYCSDIRQGHGKPYNDPDRAEYSTNQFVYGMVLELTNGEGFISWEETLNRLEDFGN, encoded by the coding sequence ATGGCTGGACATATTTTAAATGAAGCCATGGTTGATTACAGAGAGAAGCAACATAAGCAAGTATCAGAAATTAAAGGAGTAGCTCCTTATTCGCCACATCAAGATAAATCAATTAATGATAAGTCAAATGCCGTTCAAGAGGGATTGGCTGAAAGAATTTTAAAGAATGATTTTAAAGCGATTGAGCAATCAGATATCTATGTGTTCGATGTATTGAATGAGGGTTTGGGCACTATTGCAGAGCTAGGTATTGTTCTGGGAATGAAACAACATGCTAAAGAAACTATTAAACAGCTAGAAGATAGTGCTGATACAGTTGCATTTGATTTCGAAGGTAACCTTACAGATTCGTATTATAATTTAATGGATGAAGTTGAATATCATAAAGCTATTCTCGATAAGCCAGTACTCTGTTATTGCTCAGATATTAGACAGGGGCACGGCAAGCCTTATAACGATCCTGACAGAGCGGAATATAGTACTAACCAGTTTGTTTATGGAATGGTATTAGAACTAACTAATGGAGAAGGTTTTATTAGCTGGGAAGAAACTTTAAATAGGCTAGAAGATTTTGGAAATTAG
- a CDS encoding DNA cytosine methyltransferase → MKKVKMLSLFSGIGAPETAIKNLGYDLEVLNYCEIDKYASTSYQAIHNEDKSKIYSFLSSNTYYKL, encoded by the coding sequence TTGAAAAAAGTTAAAATGTTAAGTTTATTTTCTGGTATAGGGGCACCAGAAACAGCAATTAAGAATTTAGGATATGACTTAGAAGTCTTGAATTACTGTGAGATAGATAAGTATGCCTCAACCTCATATCAAGCTATACATAATGAGGATAAAAGTAAAATTTATTCGTTTTTATCAAGCAATACTTACTACAAGTTATAA
- a CDS encoding DNA cytosine methyltransferase gives MNPKYLYHCHDKSKNLLDVRDVDGTMFKDIDLLFHGSPCQSFSTVGKQEGGDKDSGTKSSLMWETVRIVNECRPKIVIWENVKGVLNKKHKHNFDTYIKELEDIGYKSTYKVISPRDIGEAQSRPRVFVVSTIKGQFEFPNIVKSYQKCISDYMETIVDPKYILPKNIAETLAYGNPNFCGRMTILRHTDLAGCLVAKSGRAARTNNFLLYQHEDYSKMSNAKDIRFLLQNNVPIRSLTPLEYWRLQGFNDEQFYIARKALADTYKNGNLSLTDAQLYKQAGNSINVKVLESFIDKVLKTLY, from the coding sequence TTGAATCCTAAGTATTTATATCATTGTCATGATAAAAGTAAAAATTTATTGGATGTAAGAGATGTTGACGGGACTATGTTCAAAGATATTGATTTACTTTTCCATGGATCTCCATGTCAATCGTTCAGCACGGTAGGCAAACAAGAAGGTGGGGATAAAGACAGTGGGACAAAATCCTCTCTTATGTGGGAAACAGTTAGGATTGTAAATGAATGTAGACCTAAGATTGTAATCTGGGAAAATGTTAAAGGAGTACTGAATAAGAAACATAAACATAATTTTGATACATACATAAAAGAGTTAGAAGATATTGGTTATAAATCTACGTATAAGGTGATATCTCCCAGGGATATTGGAGAGGCGCAAAGTAGACCAAGGGTGTTTGTAGTAAGCACGATTAAAGGACAGTTTGAGTTTCCAAATATTGTGAAAAGCTATCAAAAATGCATATCGGACTATATGGAAACTATTGTAGACCCAAAATACATATTGCCTAAAAATATTGCAGAAACACTGGCATACGGTAATCCCAATTTTTGTGGACGCATGACAATTTTGAGGCATACAGATTTAGCTGGTTGTTTAGTAGCCAAAAGCGGTAGGGCTGCTAGAACTAATAATTTCCTACTTTATCAGCATGAGGATTACTCTAAAATGTCTAATGCCAAAGATATACGGTTTTTACTGCAAAATAATGTACCTATTAGAAGTTTAACACCTCTTGAATATTGGAGACTTCAAGGGTTCAATGATGAGCAATTTTATATAGCACGTAAAGCGCTAGCAGATACATATAAAAATGGAAACTTATCATTAACAGATGCTCAATTATATAAACAAGCTGGAAATTCTATTAATGTTAAGGTATTAGAAAGCTTTATTGACAAAGTTTTAAAAACACTATATTAA
- a CDS encoding prohibitin family protein produces the protein MKVISIIVSLLITILAFLCVEKVPQGNVAVMYSTKGVKEDTLNAGWHFVSPLTKTTDYPIRTQTKEYKKLNVATSDGKNLTMNISVNYHVDPTKVVSIFNKFGNADIEQLEDGYLRTRVQDGLRQSVAGYSVIETFGVKAGDIKKDTIETLQQRLGKEGFIIEDIAISSPEADRSTQAAIDERVKANQELERAKTDKKIAEANAEKRKIEAEGEARANKILNDSLTSQLIEKKKIDKWKGEQPIEIGGSGVIVGGK, from the coding sequence ATGAAGGTTATATCAATTATTGTTTCTTTATTAATTACAATTTTAGCATTTTTATGCGTAGAAAAAGTTCCACAAGGTAATGTCGCTGTTATGTATAGCACTAAAGGAGTAAAAGAAGACACCTTAAATGCTGGGTGGCATTTTGTATCTCCATTGACTAAAACAACAGACTATCCAATTCGTACTCAGACAAAAGAATATAAAAAATTAAACGTAGCTACATCTGACGGTAAAAACTTAACAATGAATATTAGTGTCAATTATCACGTTGATCCTACGAAAGTGGTATCAATTTTTAATAAGTTTGGAAATGCGGATATTGAGCAACTAGAAGACGGATACTTACGTACACGAGTTCAAGATGGATTGCGTCAATCAGTTGCTGGATACTCTGTAATTGAGACTTTTGGTGTTAAGGCTGGAGATATTAAAAAGGATACAATTGAGACTTTGCAACAAAGATTAGGTAAAGAAGGATTTATTATTGAAGATATCGCTATTTCAAGCCCTGAAGCAGATCGTTCAACTCAAGCCGCAATTGATGAACGTGTAAAAGCTAACCAAGAGTTAGAGAGAGCTAAAACAGATAAAAAGATTGCTGAAGCCAATGCAGAAAAGCGTAAAATTGAGGCAGAAGGTGAAGCTAGAGCAAATAAAATTTTAAATGATTCATTAACATCTCAATTAATTGAGAAGAAAAAAATTGATAAATGGAAAGGTGAACAACCAATTGAAATTGGTGGTTCTGGAGTAATTGTAGGTGGAAAATAA
- a CDS encoding PQ-loop domain-containing transporter gives MNEIVNYLNVAVVIIFAIAYIPQIITTFKTTVSNGVSLLFWFYVGASTLTSLFNLLETGEAPWYVYMGQFINTFIALCFALWFNYLHNRERSILMYLLPLTYVILVYVLVFYNDVYISQIFASIWIIMAYIFQIKHFVKVKSSEGVNPSLFILFAAGITLLTITMYLTNASMLIIITEIINVILLLACFALTIYYSKKDKI, from the coding sequence ATGAATGAAATAGTTAATTATTTAAATGTAGCAGTGGTAATAATTTTTGCCATTGCGTATATTCCACAAATTATTACGACGTTTAAAACAACAGTAAGTAATGGTGTATCATTATTATTTTGGTTTTATGTAGGTGCATCCACTCTTACTAGCTTATTTAATTTACTAGAAACGGGAGAAGCACCCTGGTATGTTTACATGGGGCAATTTATTAATACGTTTATAGCACTTTGTTTTGCATTATGGTTCAATTATTTACATAACCGAGAAAGAAGTATATTAATGTATTTGCTCCCTCTAACTTACGTAATTTTGGTATATGTATTAGTGTTTTATAACGATGTTTATATATCACAAATATTTGCTTCAATATGGATTATAATGGCATACATTTTTCAGATTAAGCATTTTGTTAAAGTTAAGTCATCTGAAGGTGTTAACCCTAGCTTATTTATTTTGTTTGCCGCAGGAATAACTTTATTAACAATTACGATGTATCTAACTAATGCAAGTATGCTCATCATTATTACTGAAATAATTAATGTTATCCTACTACTAGCATGTTTTGCTTTAACAATTTATTACAGCAAGAAAGATAAAATATAA
- a CDS encoding siphovirus Gp157 family protein has product MSEMKLYDYSASYQNVLNMIDDDEIKYEDVKDTLDAIQDGSEEKIANTGKLIQKLKDDLEIIKIHEKRIKELKYKKQKNIDNLIDYLLIHMNLLDKKKVETPTITVSKRETKRMIITNEEKLPDKFLKVKVNKTVDKEGFKKYFKNLSEEEASKIDYAHLETNQSITIK; this is encoded by the coding sequence ATGTCAGAAATGAAACTTTACGATTACTCAGCATCATATCAAAATGTACTAAACATGATTGATGATGATGAAATTAAATATGAGGATGTGAAAGATACGTTAGATGCTATTCAGGATGGATCGGAAGAAAAGATTGCTAATACTGGAAAGCTTATTCAAAAGTTGAAAGATGACTTAGAAATTATCAAGATTCATGAAAAACGAATCAAAGAATTAAAATACAAGAAACAAAAAAATATTGATAACCTTATAGACTACTTATTAATTCATATGAATTTGCTTGATAAAAAGAAAGTCGAAACCCCAACTATCACTGTATCAAAACGTGAAACTAAGAGAATGATAATTACAAACGAAGAGAAGTTACCTGATAAGTTTTTGAAAGTTAAAGTTAATAAAACAGTCGATAAAGAAGGCTTTAAAAAGTATTTTAAAAATCTTAGTGAAGAAGAGGCATCTAAAATTGATTATGCTCATTTAGAAACTAATCAATCAATTACAATTAAATAG
- the nrdI gene encoding class Ib ribonucleoside-diphosphate reductase assembly flavoprotein NrdI: MRKIKYNKNKDMIIAYYSFSGKTEKFINKLSGFNIININKNTIIDNPYILVTPTYNIGEVPEEVNLFLQNNHKNMIAVMSAGNRNWGSNFAVSGDKISNKYNVDLIGKFEMYGTQNDVDKLISYIRDYYESTNI, encoded by the coding sequence ATGAGAAAGATAAAATATAACAAGAATAAAGATATGATTATAGCTTATTACTCATTCTCAGGAAAGACAGAGAAGTTTATTAATAAATTAAGTGGGTTCAACATAATTAATATCAATAAAAATACTATTATTGATAATCCTTATATTTTAGTGACACCTACATACAATATAGGAGAGGTTCCAGAAGAAGTGAATTTATTCCTACAAAATAATCATAAGAATATGATAGCAGTTATGTCTGCAGGAAATCGAAATTGGGGAAGTAACTTTGCTGTTTCTGGAGATAAGATTTCAAATAAATATAACGTCGATTTAATTGGAAAATTTGAAATGTATGGAACACAAAATGATGTTGATAAATTAATTTCTTATATTAGAGATTATTATGAAAGTACAAATATATAG
- a CDS encoding ribonucleotide reductase N-terminal alpha domain-containing protein, with amino-acid sequence MNYIELNNQMLQRDNITGQFKLEKDKEATKDYFLNNINLNTVFFHTLKEKLDYLVENDYYEKEPIEKYSYKDLKKLYKYVYNKKFRFESFMAAQMFYERYALRTNDGKRILERYEDRIVANAIVLGDGDIEKAFDYAKLLINQEYQPATPTFMNLLKKRGGNYVSCFLLEVDDSLNDLNAVEGYAKQLSKLGGGVSLNLSKIRAKGESIQNIEGVASGVVPFMKSLDQSARWINQLGSRQGAFSVYLNAFHADIYDFLDTKRISGDEDIRCKTLSLGVVIPDKFIELAAKDKMGYLFYPHNVKQVYGTHFDEMDITKMYDELVDNPAIKKKQFNPRQLMSYIGSTLFESGYPYLMFSDNVNRVHANNNVSKVKFSNLCVTGDTELLTDNGYFSAKELYDKQNKLKVVIDKRTKNYDIREKGTEVVNAIPMQLTSRKADVFEIKTKQGYSIKSTEWHKYYKQNDDKSVSKVQLNELSVGDRLLIQSGEGKFGSFHDPELAFIMGIIAGDGTFADRGTPKIYLYDSKKSLKDKLEKMIHNVIDRYHNKEIDLHHSATREPKFVYNEKMNRLELSSSVLRDVLNKHGFNKENKISFPYILKQANKQTISSYLSGLYQMDGTVNANAKSKAMSYELVSISKEFLKDIQMQLLNLGIYSSIYKTERTYSLLPDSNRNLKEYKVSNIYKLSVQDRKSRDKFLESIELKEKDVKKVLAFNSILQPNSRTPKHGFTATIESIEYIGKEDVYDTTQEDYHSLIFNGIVTGNCSEILQYSQVSEHTDYGLEDKLGLDISCNLGSLNIVNAMKSEDFGKTIALSIDALNEVSRISNIANAPTIKKANEISHSIGLGAMNLHGYLAQNKIKYDSKEGLEFADTFFRMVKYYGLKRSMDIAKETGEKYYGFEGSKYASGEQLKDYFEQKPPKISDKIAVLFEGHHIPTQEDWKKLSDDIQKYGLYNSYITAVAPTGSISYIQNSTASILPVVERIEERPQGKSKVYFPAPNLSAENWFFYKEAYDFDQRSIADMVATIQKHVDQGISFTYFMKDTDTTRDINKLHLYAYSKGIKTMYYMRTKRTQMEECLSCQV; translated from the coding sequence ATGAATTATATTGAACTGAATAATCAGATGTTACAAAGAGATAATATTACAGGTCAATTTAAGCTTGAAAAAGATAAAGAAGCAACTAAAGATTACTTCTTGAACAACATTAATTTGAATACTGTATTTTTTCACACATTAAAAGAGAAATTAGATTACCTAGTAGAGAATGATTATTACGAGAAAGAACCTATTGAAAAGTATTCGTATAAGGATCTAAAAAAGCTATACAAATATGTATACAATAAAAAGTTTAGATTTGAATCTTTTATGGCAGCACAAATGTTTTATGAGAGATACGCATTACGTACTAATGATGGAAAAAGAATTTTAGAACGTTACGAGGATCGTATTGTAGCTAACGCAATCGTGTTAGGTGATGGTGATATTGAGAAAGCATTTGATTATGCAAAATTACTTATCAATCAAGAATATCAGCCTGCAACACCTACTTTTATGAACTTGTTAAAGAAACGTGGAGGTAATTATGTTTCATGTTTCTTATTGGAAGTAGACGATAGCTTAAACGACTTAAATGCTGTTGAAGGATATGCAAAACAGCTTAGTAAATTAGGCGGCGGTGTTTCTCTTAATCTATCAAAGATTCGTGCTAAAGGTGAATCAATTCAAAACATTGAAGGTGTAGCATCTGGTGTTGTGCCTTTCATGAAATCATTAGACCAATCGGCTCGATGGATTAATCAATTAGGCTCTCGCCAAGGGGCATTCAGCGTATATCTTAACGCTTTTCATGCTGATATTTATGACTTTTTAGATACAAAACGTATTTCGGGAGACGAAGATATTAGATGTAAGACACTATCTTTAGGAGTGGTAATTCCTGATAAATTTATTGAATTAGCAGCAAAAGATAAAATGGGATACTTGTTTTACCCTCATAATGTTAAGCAAGTGTATGGTACCCATTTTGATGAGATGGATATTACAAAAATGTACGATGAATTAGTAGATAATCCCGCAATTAAAAAGAAACAATTCAATCCTCGACAGTTGATGTCATATATCGGGTCAACATTATTTGAAAGTGGTTATCCATACTTGATGTTTAGCGACAACGTAAATCGTGTTCATGCGAATAATAATGTATCTAAAGTTAAATTTTCTAACTTGTGTGTTACTGGAGATACTGAATTGCTAACTGATAATGGATACTTCTCAGCTAAAGAGCTATACGATAAGCAAAATAAATTAAAAGTTGTTATTGATAAGCGTACTAAAAATTATGATATTAGAGAAAAAGGCACTGAAGTTGTCAATGCAATTCCAATGCAACTTACTTCTAGAAAAGCAGATGTTTTTGAGATTAAAACCAAGCAAGGTTATTCAATTAAATCTACTGAATGGCATAAATATTATAAGCAAAATGATGATAAATCAGTTTCAAAAGTACAACTAAATGAATTATCAGTTGGGGATAGGCTACTTATTCAATCTGGTGAAGGTAAATTTGGTAGTTTTCACGATCCCGAGCTTGCTTTCATTATGGGAATTATCGCAGGAGATGGCACTTTTGCAGATAGAGGAACTCCAAAAATTTATCTATATGATAGTAAGAAGTCTTTAAAAGATAAATTAGAAAAGATGATACATAATGTAATAGACAGGTATCACAATAAAGAAATTGACTTGCATCACTCAGCTACACGTGAGCCAAAGTTTGTTTATAATGAAAAAATGAATCGTTTAGAATTAAGTAGCTCAGTATTAAGAGATGTATTAAATAAGCATGGTTTCAATAAAGAAAATAAAATCAGTTTTCCATACATACTAAAGCAAGCTAATAAACAAACTATTTCTTCTTATCTTTCAGGCTTATATCAAATGGATGGTACTGTGAATGCTAATGCTAAAAGTAAAGCTATGTCATATGAACTAGTTTCAATTTCAAAAGAATTTTTGAAAGATATTCAAATGCAATTATTAAACTTAGGGATTTACTCATCTATTTATAAAACAGAAAGAACCTATTCTTTGCTTCCAGATTCAAATAGAAATCTAAAAGAATATAAAGTAAGCAATATTTATAAATTAAGCGTTCAGGATAGAAAATCAAGAGATAAATTTCTTGAAAGTATTGAATTAAAAGAGAAAGATGTAAAAAAAGTTCTAGCGTTTAATTCTATACTCCAGCCTAATAGCCGAACTCCTAAACATGGATTTACAGCTACAATTGAAAGTATTGAGTATATTGGAAAAGAAGACGTGTATGATACGACACAAGAAGATTATCATTCATTAATCTTTAATGGGATCGTTACTGGTAACTGTTCGGAAATTTTACAATATAGCCAGGTATCAGAACACACTGATTACGGTTTAGAAGATAAGTTAGGTCTAGACATTTCATGTAACTTAGGCTCATTAAATATCGTAAATGCCATGAAATCAGAGGACTTCGGTAAAACAATAGCATTATCAATAGATGCTTTAAATGAAGTATCAAGAATTAGTAATATTGCAAATGCTCCTACTATTAAAAAAGCAAATGAAATATCACATTCAATTGGCCTTGGTGCAATGAACTTACATGGTTATTTAGCTCAGAACAAAATTAAATATGATTCAAAAGAAGGTTTAGAATTTGCTGATACTTTCTTTAGAATGGTTAAATATTATGGACTAAAGCGTTCTATGGATATCGCAAAAGAAACAGGAGAGAAATATTACGGGTTTGAAGGATCAAAATATGCTTCTGGAGAGCAATTGAAGGACTATTTTGAACAAAAGCCACCAAAAATTAGCGATAAAATTGCTGTTTTATTTGAGGGACATCATATCCCAACTCAAGAGGATTGGAAGAAATTATCCGATGATATTCAAAAATATGGCTTATATAACTCATATATAACGGCTGTAGCACCTACAGGTTCTATTTCTTACATTCAAAATTCTACAGCTAGTATTTTACCTGTTGTAGAGCGTATAGAAGAGCGACCACAAGGTAAATCAAAAGTATATTTTCCAGCTCCTAATTTGAGTGCAGAGAATTGGTTCTTCTATAAAGAAGCTTATGATTTTGACCAACGAAGCATCGCTGATATGGTAGCTACAATTCAGAAACATGTCGATCAAGGAATCAGTTTTACATACTTTATGAAAGATACAGATACAACACGTGATATTAACAAACTTCATTTATATGCATATAGCAAAGGCATTAAAACAATGTATTATATGCGAACTAAAAGAACACAAATGGAGGAATGTTTATCATGTCAGGTATAA
- the nrdF gene encoding class 1b ribonucleoside-diphosphate reductase subunit beta: MKHTYEAVDWNSPVDNFTKTFYDQNKRQFWVPEELSIPLDLPSWERLSDDEKDVYMKVLGGLTLLDTEQTEEGMHYIMKAFPQSQRKALLSFMGAMEGIHAASYSEIFQTLATKAQREDIFKWVKLNPQLQFKANTVSNYYRAIDTPPTVDVDEYKLCQALITSVYLESFLFYSGFYYPLYLYGQGKLMQSGDMINLILRDESIHGVYIGLLFQEIYKYKLDDTQREKLNGFAKDLLERLYENECEYTDSIYNKIGLSADVKAFVRYNANKALMNLGLDTYFDEDECQFSSIVLNGLDTKTKNSDFFSQKQTSYTKAVIRPLETEDFSEILKLSQFIK; encoded by the coding sequence ATAAAACATACATATGAAGCAGTAGATTGGAATAGTCCAGTCGATAATTTTACTAAAACCTTTTACGATCAAAACAAGAGACAGTTTTGGGTACCAGAAGAGTTAAGTATTCCATTAGATTTGCCTTCGTGGGAAAGGCTTAGTGACGATGAAAAAGACGTTTATATGAAGGTTCTTGGCGGCTTAACATTACTTGACACGGAGCAAACTGAAGAGGGAATGCATTACATTATGAAAGCTTTTCCTCAATCACAACGTAAGGCTTTATTATCCTTTATGGGTGCTATGGAAGGTATTCATGCAGCGAGTTATAGTGAAATCTTTCAAACTTTGGCCACTAAAGCTCAACGTGAAGATATTTTTAAATGGGTTAAACTAAATCCACAGCTTCAATTCAAAGCTAATACTGTAAGTAATTATTATCGAGCTATTGATACGCCGCCTACAGTTGATGTTGATGAATATAAATTATGCCAAGCATTAATTACATCAGTATACTTAGAATCATTTTTATTCTACTCAGGTTTTTACTATCCACTATACCTATATGGACAAGGGAAGTTAATGCAATCTGGGGATATGATTAATTTGATCCTAAGAGATGAATCCATTCATGGTGTTTATATCGGTTTGCTTTTTCAAGAAATTTATAAGTATAAATTAGATGATACACAACGTGAAAAATTAAATGGATTTGCTAAAGATTTGCTTGAAAGATTATATGAGAATGAATGTGAATATACAGACTCTATATATAATAAAATAGGATTGTCTGCAGATGTTAAAGCATTTGTAAGGTACAACGCTAATAAGGCGCTAATGAATCTAGGGTTGGATACATATTTTGATGAAGACGAATGTCAATTTAGCTCTATTGTATTAAATGGTTTAGACACTAAGACTAAGAACTCTGATTTCTTTAGTCAAAAGCAAACAAGCTATACAAAAGCAGTTATTAGGCCTTTAGAAACGGAAGACTTTAGTGAAATACTAAAGTTATCTCAATTCATTAAGTAA
- a CDS encoding AAA family ATPase gives MKNTYPVITKVNNFQINIALTGKMRSGKDTVAKKIFELFDAHDVAVKHYAFGDALKTYARKLYPDEFNEGNKPRELFQWLGQTLRERNPNIWINHLAEEINKFNGYYGTVYYGGHLINIITDLRQPNEYEFCKDNDFYIIRVDCDDVVRLKRMKTLNDNFSDKDLNHETEKHIDSFKEDYIVTTTHINEEELSERIESIINHIKNKQLEKVRGN, from the coding sequence ATGAAAAATACATATCCAGTTATTACAAAAGTTAACAATTTTCAAATCAATATTGCTCTTACAGGAAAAATGAGAAGTGGAAAAGATACAGTAGCAAAGAAAATTTTTGAGCTATTCGATGCTCATGATGTAGCAGTTAAACATTATGCTTTCGGTGATGCTCTTAAAACATATGCAAGAAAACTTTACCCTGATGAATTCAATGAAGGTAACAAGCCACGAGAACTATTTCAATGGCTTGGACAAACCCTTCGGGAACGTAATCCTAATATATGGATTAATCATTTAGCTGAGGAAATTAATAAATTTAATGGTTATTACGGAACTGTATATTACGGTGGTCATCTTATAAATATCATCACAGATTTAAGACAACCCAATGAGTATGAGTTCTGTAAAGATAATGACTTCTACATTATTAGAGTTGATTGTGATGATGTAGTTAGACTTAAGCGAATGAAGACATTAAATGACAATTTCAGTGATAAAGATTTAAATCATGAAACTGAAAAACATATCGATTCTTTTAAAGAAGATTACATTGTTACAACAACGCATATTAACGAGGAAGAGCTTTCTGAACGAATTGAAAGCATTATTAACCATATTAAAAATAAACAATTAGAGAAAGTAAGAGGTAATTAA